Below is a genomic region from Streptomyces ferrugineus.
GTGACGCCGCCCGCACCAAGGCCGAGATCCTCGACGTCGCGACGCAGGAGTTCGCCCGCGCCGGTTACGACGGCGCCCGCGTGGACGAGATCGCCGCCCGCACCCGCACCACGAAGCGGATGATCTACTACTACTTCGGCGGCAAGGAACAGCTGTTCACGGCCGTGCTGGAGCGGGCGTACGCCGTGATCCGGGAGGCCGAGCAGGAGCTCGACGTCGAGCATCTGGACCCGGTCGCGGCCATCCGCCGGCTGGCCGAGCTGACCTTCGACCACCATGAGCAGCACCCGGACTTCATCCGCCTGGTCAGCATCGAGAACATCCACGGCGCCCAGCACATCGCCGCCTCCGAGAAGCTCGGCAGGATCGGCTCGCCGGCCCTGGACGTGATCCGCCGGATCCTGGAGTCGGGGCAGCGGTCGGGCCTGTTCACGGCCGACGTCGACGCCGTCGACCTGCACGCGATGATCAGCGCCTACTGCTTCTTCCGGGTCTCCAACCGGCCCACCTTCGGCGCCCTGTTCGGCCGTGACCTGGTGGACCCGGCCCGGCGCGAGCACTACCGCGCGATGCTCGGCGACATGGTGATCGCGTATCTGACCGCGGAACGCACCGCGGACTGAAGTCGTACGACACCAGCTCTTGACACCCGGGAAACGTGAGCGCACGATCCCTAGCCATCCGCCACTAACTATCCAGTGGGTTAATTAGCCGCGATGGGAGCACCCCTGTGTCCGTCCCCGACACCCATGCCGGCCAGCCGAGGAAGGCGGCCATGGCTGCCTGGATCGGCAGCGCCCTGGAGTACTACGACTTCTTCATCTACGGCAGCGCGGCCGCGCTGATCTTCCCCGAGGTCTTCTTCGACGAGTCCGACCCGGCCACGGCCACCCTGCTGTCGCTGGCCACGTTCGGTGTGGCGTACGCCGCCCGGCCGATCGGCGCGCTGTTCCTCGGTCACTTCGGTGACCGGCTGGGCCGTAAGAAGATCATGGTCTTCACGCTGATCCTGATGGGCGTGTCGACGTTCCTGATCGGCTGTCTGCCCACCCGCGACCAGGTCGGCACCCTCGCCCCCGCGCTGCTGGTGCTGTGCCGGGTCCTCCAGGGCGTCTCAGCGGCCGGCGAGCAGGCCAGCGCCAACTCGATGACCCTGGAACACGCGCCACCGCACCGGCGCGGCTTCTTCACCAGCTTCACGCTGAGCGGCACCCAGGGCGGGCAGCTCCTGGCCACCCTGGTCTTCATCCCGATCGCCGCGCTGCCGGAGGAGCAGCTGATGGCGTGGGGCTGGCGGGTGCCGTTCTGGATGAGCGTCGCGGTGGCCGTCGTCGGCTATGTCATCCGCCGCAAACTGCAGGAGACACCGGCCTTCGAGCAGCAGGCCGCCACCGAGGGGGTCGCCAAGCTGCCGCTGGCGCTGCTGATGCGGGAGCACTGGGCGAACGTGCTGCGGGTGGTCGCGGGTGCGCTGGTGGCCTCGGTCAGCACGATCTTCACGGTGTGGGCGCTGTCGTACGCCACCAGCGACTCGGTCGGGATGGACAGGTCCGCCATGCTGTGGGTGGGGGCCCTCGCCAACCTGGTCGCGCTCGGCGCGATCCCGCTGTGGGCGACGCTGTCGGACCGCATCGGCCGTCGCCCGGTGTTTCTGATCGGCGCGGCCGGCAGCGCGGTGACGATGTTCCTGTACCTGTGGGCGATCTCCACCGGCTCCTACCCGCTGACCCTGCTGCTTGGCATCGTCGCCTTCGGTGTGGTCTACAGCGCCGCGAACGGCGTGTGGCCCTCCTTCTACGGCGAGATGTTCTCCACCCGGGTCCGGCTGTCCGGCATGGCCATCGGCACCCAGATCGGCTTCGCGGTCGCCGGATTCGCGGTCACCTTCGCCGCGCGGATCGCCGGCCCGAACGGCGACGACTGGTCGGCGGTGGCGCTGTTCACGGCCGCGCTGTGCGTGCCGCCGGTCGTGGCGGCCCTCTCCGCCCGCGAGACGGCGAAGGTACCGACGGAACGGCTCGGCGAGCGCGTGGCCCGGGAGGCGGCCGAACGGCAGACGGTGACGGCCTGAACCGGCACGGAATCCCCCTAGGGGGTGTGGTGAGAGTCCCGTGCGGTGCCCGCGCCCGCCGCGGCAGCGGCTGCTGTCACAGCCGGTGCGGTGAGGGTGCGTGCCGACCGCGACACAAGCCGCTGCCGCGGCGGGCGCGAGTGCTGTGCGGGACTCTCACCACACCCCTTGGTCCCCGGACGCCGTGACGGCTCCGGGGACCGGGTGTGTCAGCCCGAGACCAGCAGGTCCGTCCAGGTCCGGGCGATCCGGTCCAGCGAGAAGCCCTCCCGCACCTGACTGCGGGCCAGCTCCGCGGCGGACCTCCAGTCGTGCTCGTCCAGCACGGCTATCGCCTCGGCGATCGCCTCGGGGCTGTCATGGATCCACCGCCGGTCATAGATCTCGTCCGCGCCGGGCCACGGCAGCAGCGAAGGCACCGCACCGGAGGCCATGCCCTCGGCGGGCGCGAGGTGGAAGCTCTCGTCGTCGCTGGTGGACAGCACATGTCCGACCCGGCGCAGCCAGCCCGCCACGTCCGGCCCGAAGGTGTCGAAGACGACGGCGCCTTCGAGCAGCGGCGAGGTCTGCATCCGGCGCAGCACGGCGTCGTAGTGCGCGCGTTCCTCGGGCTTGTTCCAGATCCACCAGTACTCCCAGGGCGGCTTGGACTTGACCGACAGATGCCAGCGCGGGTCGTGGGCGCGCAGCGCCTCCAGTACGTCGAGGCCGAGGTCGAGGCGTTTGCGGCTGGGCGCGATGCCGATCATGCCGAGGCGGTGGTGGGCGCCCGGCGCCTTGGGGCGGTCGAGCTGGTCGGTGTCGACCCAGTTGGGCACGACGACGACCTTCGAGGCGGGCCAGCCGGTGTGCTCGCGGGTGCGGCGGGCGTAGTACGGGCTGACGCACACCACGCGGTCGACGGCGTCGATGTCGACCTGGCGGGGCCACGGGGCGTCCAGTTCGAAGCGGTGCAGCCGTACGATCAGCCGGCTGCCGCGCCGCTTGTGGCGGCTGTACCAGACGGCGGCCGGTCCGCACCACTCGACGACCACCACGTCGGCCCAGTCGGCGAGTTCACGACTGGCGTCCGGGTCGTGCCGGGCCAGCGCGGGCCAGGCGTCGACCCGGACTTCGAGGCCGGGCAGCGAGCGGAAGTGGTCGAGCAGGCGGGTGAGGAACTTCAGGTCGTGCCCGGCGACACCGACGCGCAGGGGCCGCTGCCGGCCCGCCACGCCGGTGGGCGGGGCGGGGAAGGCGCGGTCGAGGTGGGCGCGCCAGCGGGCGGCCGCTCCGTCGAGGGTGTACTGCCGGGCGGCCTCGCGGCAGCGGTCGGCGGCGAGGC
It encodes:
- a CDS encoding glycosyltransferase produces the protein MTREGAAMSRALRALVYGDVDLNLIDGSAVWAQSTVQALSRAGCESRLVLKSPVRTGRLTDPLAELPRVGLVRPHEERLLPGLADRPMSPVQASEVLTRLDEDEPCDLLVLRGRRLVTRIVADGVFDGRIWAYLTDIPQSAAEMTEAARADLGRIAEASHRLLCQTEELRCFLETWVPEACGKCVLSPPAVPEPGFELPERDGPHEPLRLVYTGKFAPRWNTLPMTRLPRLLAERGVPAELHTVGDKIHDDAAHPDFRDDMARALASTPGVHHHGGQPREDAMRIAADCDLGLGWRDPVLDSSLELSTKVLEFGALGLPVVLNRTPAHEALLGTDYPLFVPGRAALDDAADAVARAVREPEARRLAADRCREAARQYTLDGAAARWRAHLDRAFPAPPTGVAGRQRPLRVGVAGHDLKFLTRLLDHFRSLPGLEVRVDAWPALARHDPDASRELADWADVVVVEWCGPAAVWYSRHKRRGSRLIVRLHRFELDAPWPRQVDIDAVDRVVCVSPYYARRTREHTGWPASKVVVVPNWVDTDQLDRPKAPGAHHRLGMIGIAPSRKRLDLGLDVLEALRAHDPRWHLSVKSKPPWEYWWIWNKPEERAHYDAVLRRMQTSPLLEGAVVFDTFGPDVAGWLRRVGHVLSTSDDESFHLAPAEGMASGAVPSLLPWPGADEIYDRRWIHDSPEAIAEAIAVLDEHDWRSAAELARSQVREGFSLDRIARTWTDLLVSG
- a CDS encoding TetR/AcrR family transcriptional regulator, with translation MTSVEEPARANGRIRDAARTKAEILDVATQEFARAGYDGARVDEIAARTRTTKRMIYYYFGGKEQLFTAVLERAYAVIREAEQELDVEHLDPVAAIRRLAELTFDHHEQHPDFIRLVSIENIHGAQHIAASEKLGRIGSPALDVIRRILESGQRSGLFTADVDAVDLHAMISAYCFFRVSNRPTFGALFGRDLVDPARREHYRAMLGDMVIAYLTAERTAD
- a CDS encoding MFS transporter gives rise to the protein MSVPDTHAGQPRKAAMAAWIGSALEYYDFFIYGSAAALIFPEVFFDESDPATATLLSLATFGVAYAARPIGALFLGHFGDRLGRKKIMVFTLILMGVSTFLIGCLPTRDQVGTLAPALLVLCRVLQGVSAAGEQASANSMTLEHAPPHRRGFFTSFTLSGTQGGQLLATLVFIPIAALPEEQLMAWGWRVPFWMSVAVAVVGYVIRRKLQETPAFEQQAATEGVAKLPLALLMREHWANVLRVVAGALVASVSTIFTVWALSYATSDSVGMDRSAMLWVGALANLVALGAIPLWATLSDRIGRRPVFLIGAAGSAVTMFLYLWAISTGSYPLTLLLGIVAFGVVYSAANGVWPSFYGEMFSTRVRLSGMAIGTQIGFAVAGFAVTFAARIAGPNGDDWSAVALFTAALCVPPVVAALSARETAKVPTERLGERVAREAAERQTVTA